Proteins co-encoded in one Pyxidicoccus xibeiensis genomic window:
- a CDS encoding lysophospholipid acyltransferase family protein encodes MEASLASLRRAVFRFAERGAALSALYHRAKLVGAEHLPLDGPMLLVGNHGVWGYETPAFFHLLHEATGRYPLGLAERGFFRIPVVRTVLPWLGGVEGTRENALAALEAGELVVCYPGGARETFKRSQGRYRLRWEQALGFARLAARAGVPVVPFAGFGVDDTFFWPPGEERLCLRLAPGDKYRMPLVMGLGPLPLPVQLTFAVGAPHEPPPADAPEHRLRAFRDHVAASVRRLLVRACHA; translated from the coding sequence GTGGAAGCCTCGCTCGCCAGCCTGCGCCGGGCCGTGTTCCGCTTCGCCGAGCGTGGCGCCGCGCTGTCCGCCCTCTACCACCGCGCGAAGCTGGTGGGCGCCGAGCACCTGCCCCTGGACGGCCCCATGCTGCTGGTGGGCAACCACGGCGTCTGGGGCTACGAGACGCCGGCCTTCTTCCACCTGCTGCACGAAGCGACGGGGCGCTACCCCCTGGGGCTCGCGGAGCGGGGCTTCTTCCGCATCCCCGTGGTGCGCACGGTGCTGCCCTGGCTGGGGGGGGTGGAGGGCACGCGGGAGAACGCGCTGGCGGCGCTGGAGGCGGGGGAGCTCGTCGTCTGCTACCCGGGAGGGGCGCGGGAGACGTTCAAGCGCAGCCAGGGCCGCTACCGGCTGCGCTGGGAGCAGGCGCTGGGCTTCGCCCGGCTCGCGGCCCGGGCGGGGGTGCCGGTGGTGCCCTTCGCGGGCTTCGGCGTGGACGACACCTTCTTCTGGCCCCCGGGCGAGGAGCGGCTGTGCCTGCGCCTGGCGCCGGGGGACAAGTACCGGATGCCGCTGGTGATGGGGCTGGGGCCGCTGCCCCTGCCCGTGCAGCTCACCTTCGCGGTGGGCGCCCCACACGAGCCGCCGCCCGCGGACGCGCCCGAGCACCGCCTGCGCGCCTTCAGGGACCATGTGGCCGCCAGCGTCCGGCGGCTGTTGGTGAGGGCCTGTCATGCTTGA
- a CDS encoding tryptophan 2,3-dioxygenase — protein sequence MPGPMNKRDLEPGIITDLSGRTTYGDYLQLDRLLSAQVPRSQPPHHDELLFIIQHQTSELWMKLLIHELGACIRYVQTDRLEPSFKIFARVAHIQRMLFEQWSVLETLTPNEYLEFRDTLGSASGFQSFQYRAVEFLLGNKDPQALTPFRHVPAVHAELERLLESPGLYDEFLRHLSRMGHAVPPSRVQRDWRQPYEKSPEVVEVFRRIYEDTEAHWDAYEMCEKLVDTEERFQLWRYRHMMTVMRIIGFKQGTGGSSGVGFLRKALDLRFFPELWDVRTELAPPSARHKGP from the coding sequence ATGCCCGGGCCCATGAACAAACGAGACCTGGAGCCAGGAATCATCACCGACCTGTCCGGACGGACGACGTACGGTGATTATCTTCAGCTCGACCGGCTGCTGTCAGCGCAGGTGCCGCGCTCGCAGCCCCCCCACCACGACGAGCTCCTGTTCATCATCCAGCACCAGACGAGCGAACTGTGGATGAAGCTGCTCATCCACGAACTGGGGGCGTGCATCCGCTACGTCCAGACGGACCGGCTGGAGCCGTCGTTCAAGATTTTCGCGCGGGTGGCGCACATCCAGCGGATGCTCTTCGAGCAGTGGAGCGTGCTGGAGACGCTCACCCCGAACGAGTACCTGGAGTTCCGGGACACGCTCGGCAGCGCGTCGGGGTTCCAGAGCTTCCAGTACCGCGCGGTGGAGTTCCTGCTGGGCAACAAGGACCCGCAGGCGCTCACGCCCTTCCGCCACGTGCCCGCCGTCCACGCGGAGCTGGAGCGGCTGCTGGAGTCGCCCGGCCTGTACGACGAGTTCCTGCGCCACCTGTCGCGCATGGGGCACGCGGTGCCGCCCAGCCGGGTGCAGCGCGACTGGCGCCAGCCGTACGAGAAGAGCCCGGAGGTGGTGGAGGTGTTCCGCCGCATCTACGAGGACACCGAGGCGCACTGGGACGCGTATGAGATGTGCGAGAAGCTGGTGGACACGGAGGAGCGGTTCCAGCTCTGGCGCTACCGTCACATGATGACGGTGATGCGCATCATCGGCTTCAAGCAGGGCACGGGCGGCTCGTCCGGCGTGGGCTTCCTGCGCAAGGCGTTGGACCTGCGCTTCTTCCCGGAGCTGTGGGACGTGCGCACGGAGCTGGCGCCGCCCTCGGCGCGGCACAAGGGGCCGTGA
- a CDS encoding hemerythrin domain-containing protein, producing the protein MAGPFDILIEQHRELEECFERLASGGDLEDIQDGVTELLELLRLHSRLEERCLYPVLLRVEGRARTRQEAEDHLTMRELMDELEELPPGHPEWQARLYALEDLVVAHFQEEESALLPRLRAALDFHDQEELRRDLSLTREELLARALALQVPGRDSLLESLRWDG; encoded by the coding sequence ATGGCTGGCCCATTCGACATCCTCATCGAACAGCACCGGGAGCTGGAGGAGTGCTTCGAGCGGCTGGCGTCTGGCGGTGACCTGGAAGACATCCAGGACGGGGTGACGGAGCTGCTGGAGCTGCTGCGGCTGCACTCCCGGCTGGAGGAGCGCTGTCTGTACCCGGTGCTCCTGCGGGTGGAAGGGCGGGCCCGCACCCGCCAAGAGGCCGAGGACCACCTCACCATGCGTGAGTTGATGGACGAACTGGAGGAACTCCCTCCCGGCCATCCCGAGTGGCAGGCGCGCCTCTATGCGCTCGAGGACCTGGTGGTAGCGCATTTCCAAGAAGAAGAGAGCGCCCTGCTCCCGCGGCTGAGAGCCGCCTTGGACTTCCACGACCAGGAAGAGCTGCGGCGTGATTTATCGCTGACCCGCGAGGAGCTGCTCGCGCGCGCCCTGGCGCTACAGGTCCCCGGACGGGATTCCCTGCTGGAATCCCTCCGCTGGGACGGCTGA
- a CDS encoding antitoxin Xre/MbcA/ParS toxin-binding domain-containing protein: MRFARRRLGAGWLREAMDAYFQDLDAGPEDLQLFIPWAVHHGPAGGRPVREWFLEERGTKLKEAERQWLEAQRTVVVSIWEVLEVRAGEGLVVKDLLRWDERFVREGRASRVLRARDAVLGRVVDHAGGAVFCGLYPVPLPPSWAAEVVRVARQGLKVRGRKPVPHEKLLDPGATLELVHAWQDAELAWEEEQEAAAERPLTLVNTDGEPLLLTVDHFEFDGGNRTQVMAALERVEGAEVEEEGVPATYSFLKEGNAMHASWENTVVGQAVVEAASLRLEANSVARSEALRSRVEAACAGLLRFRAREHSDPLALVEKLEEAGVPLPPREAAPPEVQEALRLFKQQHYAGWTDSPLPALNGKTPRQAVRSAAGRRAVDTLLKEMEHDEAALPAGERVDFSSLRSELGLEE; encoded by the coding sequence ATGCGCTTCGCCCGACGGCGCTTGGGCGCGGGATGGTTGCGCGAGGCGATGGATGCCTACTTCCAGGACCTCGACGCGGGGCCCGAGGACCTGCAGCTCTTCATTCCCTGGGCGGTGCACCACGGGCCAGCCGGGGGCCGGCCCGTGCGTGAGTGGTTCCTGGAGGAGCGCGGCACGAAGCTGAAGGAGGCCGAGCGGCAGTGGCTGGAAGCCCAGCGGACGGTGGTGGTGTCCATCTGGGAGGTCCTCGAGGTGCGCGCGGGCGAGGGGCTGGTGGTGAAGGACCTGCTTCGCTGGGACGAGCGCTTCGTGCGGGAGGGGCGGGCCTCACGGGTGCTCCGGGCGCGGGATGCCGTGCTGGGCCGGGTCGTGGACCATGCGGGGGGGGCGGTGTTCTGCGGCCTGTATCCGGTGCCGCTCCCTCCTTCCTGGGCGGCGGAGGTGGTGCGGGTGGCGCGTCAAGGGCTGAAGGTCCGTGGGCGCAAGCCGGTACCGCACGAGAAGCTGCTGGACCCGGGGGCCACCTTGGAGCTCGTGCATGCCTGGCAGGACGCGGAGCTGGCGTGGGAGGAGGAACAGGAGGCGGCCGCCGAACGCCCGCTCACCCTGGTGAACACGGACGGTGAGCCGCTGCTGCTCACGGTGGACCACTTCGAGTTCGACGGTGGGAACAGGACGCAGGTGATGGCGGCGCTGGAGCGGGTGGAGGGCGCGGAGGTGGAGGAAGAAGGTGTGCCGGCGACGTATTCGTTCCTGAAGGAGGGGAACGCGATGCACGCCTCCTGGGAGAACACCGTGGTGGGACAGGCCGTGGTGGAGGCGGCATCCCTGAGGTTGGAGGCGAACTCGGTGGCGCGTTCGGAGGCGCTGCGCTCGCGGGTGGAGGCGGCGTGTGCAGGGCTGCTGCGGTTCAGGGCGCGTGAGCACAGTGACCCGCTGGCGCTGGTGGAGAAGCTGGAGGAGGCGGGTGTGCCGCTTCCTCCTCGCGAGGCGGCTCCTCCCGAGGTGCAGGAGGCGCTGCGATTGTTCAAGCAGCAGCACTACGCGGGCTGGACGGACAGCCCGCTCCCCGCGCTGAACGGGAAGACTCCGAGGCAGGCGGTGCGGAGCGCGGCGGGGCGCCGGGCGGTGGACACGCTGCTCAAGGAGATGGAGCACGACGAGGCGGCCCTGCCAGCCGGGGAGCGGGTGGACTTCTCCTCGCTGCGCTCGGAGCTTGGGCTGGAGGAGTGA
- a CDS encoding cell wall protein, translating into MSVDKAFRDMIRNEIEVQLKPLRDVVSRLESGTADLDALRNVAERLAPLAEVVGPLFGAQLPAGKAGRRGPGRPPSRPMMAAPAAAAGGKRRGRKPAAGGTEGSRACAIIGCGKPSRTKGYCAAHYQKLRMLEKTNRRPADWKDYADPDSVDDIKLPRGRAASKALAAAAQAGNAG; encoded by the coding sequence ATGTCCGTGGATAAAGCGTTTCGGGACATGATCCGCAATGAAATCGAGGTTCAGCTGAAGCCCCTTCGCGACGTGGTCTCGCGACTGGAGTCGGGCACGGCGGACCTGGATGCGCTTCGCAATGTGGCCGAGCGGCTGGCGCCGCTGGCCGAGGTGGTGGGCCCCCTGTTCGGCGCCCAGCTCCCCGCGGGCAAGGCGGGCCGTCGGGGCCCGGGCCGTCCTCCCTCCCGTCCCATGATGGCTGCTCCCGCCGCGGCGGCGGGTGGCAAGCGCCGGGGCCGCAAGCCGGCCGCGGGCGGCACCGAGGGCTCGCGCGCGTGCGCCATCATCGGCTGCGGCAAGCCCAGCCGGACCAAGGGCTACTGCGCCGCGCACTACCAGAAGCTGCGCATGCTGGAGAAGACCAACCGCCGTCCCGCCGACTGGAAGGACTACGCGGACCCGGACAGCGTGGACGACATCAAGCTGCCCCGTGGACGCGCCGCGTCCAAGGCGCTGGCAGCGGCTGCTCAGGCTGGCAACGCAGGTTAG